Proteins encoded by one window of Lathyrus oleraceus cultivar Zhongwan6 chromosome 1, CAAS_Psat_ZW6_1.0, whole genome shotgun sequence:
- the LOC127078701 gene encoding mediator of RNA polymerase II transcription subunit 33A yields the protein MDISIRKSMEELTKEAQRKGSDPFVWAIQMYSSLSSSGESLPSSELAEFLVSYICWDNNVPIIWKFLDMALIHNMVPPMFLLALLSVRVIPCRHVQPAAYRLYLELIKMQAFQLKSLVERPDYQKVMKSVDGVLRLSQIFGMSQRESGNLVVEFIFSIVWQLLDASLGDEGLLEFTPDKKCKWAMIYQEMELDGHNNYGDTEHKERLRNTNTLIAIELIGRFLQDKISSKILCLARKNLPAHWLSFVQRLQLLGANSSALKNSKTLSPKTLMDLTSDTCMVLSQECKTTSQKKFSKVMGFEYLSSAASLFHGTTHSALWIPLDLVLEDTMDGYQVSATSAVEEISGLIKTLRAINGTSWYNTFLGLWFASLRLVQRERDPIEGPMPHLDTRLCMLLCIIPLVVANLVEEEEEEQMPVDENGYDRTDHRKEERVPGKCRHDLVSSLRVLGDYQSLLTPPQSVTSAANQAAAKAMLFISGVTVGSAYFDCLTMAEMPVDCSGNMRHLIVEACIARNLLDTSAYEWPGYVNGQINQIPQCMPTQVPGWSSFMKGAPLTSVMVNALVSSPATSLAELEKIFEIAIAGSEDEKISAATILCGASLIRGWNIQEHTVHFILRLLSPPVPVDNSEGNNYLINYAPILNALFIGIAPIDCVQVFSLHGLVPQLACSLMPICEVFGSCMPNISWKLTSGEEISAHAVFSNVFILLLKLWKFNCPPLEHGIGDAPTVGSQLTPEYLLLVRNSHLLSDGNNRKNSNRRRLSEIASLSSPNSVFVDSFPKLKVWYRQHQACIASTLSGLVHGTPFHQIVEGLLNMMFKKINRGNQASLASGSSSSSGPGNDDASTGPKLPAWDILEAIPFVVDAALTACAHGRLSPRELATGLKDLADFLPASLATIVSYFSAEVTRGVWKPAFMNGTDWPSPAANLQNVEEQIKKILAETGVDVPSLTTGDSSPATLPLPLAAFTSLTITYKVDRSSERFLHLAGQTLEGLAAGCPWPCMPIVASLWTQKARRWSDFLIFSASRTVFLHNSDAVVQLVKSCFTATLGMSSSSISCSGGVGALLGHGFKSNLSGRICPVAPGILYLRAYRSVRDIVFLTEEIVSILMQSVREIVCDGQPKQPPLKKFKPTKDSAKYGQVSLASAMTKVKLAGALGASLVWISGGLALVQLLINETLPSWFISNHRSDQEEKSNGMVGMVAMLGGYGLAYFAVLCGAFAWGVDSSSSASKRRQKVLGTHMEFLASALDGKISLGCDPAIWRAYVSGFVSLMVNCTPNWVLEVDVLVLKRLSKGLRRLNEEGLALTLLGAGGVGTMGAAAELIIDTGI from the exons ATGGATATCTCTATCCGAAAGTCAATGGAAGAGTTAACAAAAGAGGCACAACGAAAGGGTAGTGATCCTTTTGTTTGGGCTATTCAGATGTATTCCAGTTTGAGTTCATCTGGAGAATCTTTACCCTCTTCAGAACTCGCTGAGTTTTTGGTTTCTTACATTTGTTGGGACAACAATGTTCCTATTATCTGGAAGTTTCTAGATATGGCATTGATTCATAACATGGTTCCTCCTATGTTTCTTCTTGCTCTTCTTTCTGTCAG GGTTATTCCTTGTAGGCATGTTCAACCCGCGGCTTATAGATTGTATTTGGAGCTCATCAAAATGCAAGCTTTTCAACTTAAGTCTCTTGTTGAAAGACCGGATTATCAAAA GGTTATGAAATCTGTAGACGGTGTTCTTCGTCTTTCTCAAATATTTGGCATGTCACAAAGGGAGTCTGGCAATTTGGTGGTTGAGTTTATTTTTTCAATTGTCTGGCAGTTGCTTGACGCATCGTTGGGTGATGAAGGATTGCTAGAATTCACTCCCGATAAGAAGTGTAAATGGGCAATGATATATCAAGAAATGGAATTGGACGGACACAATAATTATGGTGATACTGAACATAAGGAGAGGTTACGTAATACTAATACGCTAATAGCTATTGAGTTGATCGGGAGGTTTTTGCAGGATAAGATTTCTTCGAAGATTCTTTGCCTGGCTCGGAAAAATTT GCCTGCACATTGGCTAAGTTTTGTTCAACGGCTGCAGCTTCTGGGAGCTAATTCATCAGCATTGAAAAACTCAAAAACTCTAAGTCCCAAGACACTTATGGATTTGACTTCAGATACTTGTATGGTATTGTCTCAAGAATGCAAAACAACTTCACAGAAAAAGTTCTCTAAAGTTATGGGTTTTGAATATCTTTCTTCTGCTGCATCGTTGTTTCATGGTACAACTCACTCTGCACTTTGGATTCCGCTTGATTTGGTGCTGGAGGATACAATGGATGGCTATCAAGTTAGTGCAACAAGTGCCGTTGAAGAAATTAGTG GTTTGATAAAGACCCTTCGAGCAATAAATGGCACCTCTTGGTATAACACTTTTTTAGGCCTTTGGTTTGCAAGTCTTCGGCTTGTTCAGAGG GAAAGAGATCCTATTGAGGGCCCGATGCCCCATCTCGATACCCGCTTATGCATGCTGTTGTGTATCATACCTCTTGTCGTTGCCAATCTTGTTGAAGAGGAGGAGGAAGAGCAGATGCCCGTTGATGAAAACGGATATGATCGTACAGATCATCGCAAAGAGGAAAGGGTTCCAGGAAAATGTCGTCATGATTTAGTCTCAAGTCTCCGAGTATTGGGCGATTACCAGAGCTTGCTCACTCCACCTCAATCTGTTACTTCTGCCGCAAATCAGGCGGCTGCAAAAGCTATGCTATTTATTTCCGGTGTCACTGTTGGGAGTGCGTATTTTGATTGCCTCACCATGGCGGAGATGCCAGTCGACTGTT CTGGAAACATGCGTCATCTGATAGTTGAGGCTTGTATTGCTCGAAATCTACTCGACACTTCTGCGTACGAATGGCCAGGTTATGTGAATGGACAGATCAATCAAATACCTCAATGTATGCCAACTCAAGTGCCTGGCTGGTCATCATTTATGAAGGGAGCCCCACTTACTTCAGTGATGGTGAATGCTTTGGTTTCAAGTCCTGCCACAAG CTTAGCAGAACTGGAGAAAATTTTTGAAATTGCAATTGCGGGATCAGAAGACGAAAAGATATCTGCTGCTACCATTCTTTGCGGAGCATCCCTAATTCGAGGCTGGAATATACAG GAGCATACTGTTCATTTCATTCTCAGGTTATTATCTCCACCCGTTCCAGTAGATAACTCGGAAGGAAACAACTATTTGATTAATTATGCTCCGATACTTAATGCACTCTTCATTGGGATTGCACCTATTGACTGTGTCCAAGTATTTTCGCTCCATGGCCTG GTTCCACAGCTTGCATGTTCGTTGATGCCAATTTGTGAAGTTTTTGGGTCATGCATGCCTAACATCTCATGGAAACTTACATCTGGGGAAGAAATATCCGCCCATGCTGTGTTTTCAAATGTATTTATTCTTCTTTTAAAGTTATGGAAATTTAACTGTCCTCCTCTTGAACATGGAATTGGAGATGCGCCAACAGTTGGTTCTCAATTAACTCCTGAGTACTTGCTATTAGTACGAAACTCTCATTTATTGTCTGATGGGAACAACCGCAAGAATAGTAACAGGAGGAGACTCTCAGAAATTGCGAGTCTATCGTCGCCGAATTCTGTATTTGTCGACTCCTTTCCAAAATTAAAAGTCTGGTATCGACAGCATCAAGCGTGCATCGCTTCTACACTCTCTGGTCTTGTTCATGGAACCCCTTTTCATCAAATAGTTGAGGGACTTCTTAACATGATGTTTAAAAAGATTAATAGAGGAAACCAAGCTAGTCTTGCTTCCGGAAGCAGTAGCTCTTCTGGGCCTGGAAATGACGATGCCTCTACTGGACCAAAGTTGCCTGCTTGGGATATTCTTGAAGCCATTCCCTTTGTAGTTGATGCTGCTCTCACCGCATGTGCTCATGGAAGATTGTCTCCGCGTGAGTTGGCGACAG GGCTTAAGGATTTAGCCGATTTTCTTCCGGCATCTCTGGCAACCATAGTAAGTTACTTCTCTGCCGAAGTAACTCGAGGAGTTTGGAAACCAGCATTTATGAATGGAACGGATTGGCCAAGTCCTGCTGCAAATCTACAGAACGTAGAGGAACAGATAAAGAAAATCTTGGCTGAAACTGGTGTTGATGTGCCTAGCCTTACTACAG GAGACAGCTCTCCTGCCACACTTCCGTTGCCATTGGCTGCCTTCACGAGTCTCACCATAACCTACAAAGTTGATAGATCATCGGAGCGGTTTCTTCATTTGGCTGGCCAAACACTGGAGGGCTTGGCTGCAGGTTGTCCATGGCCTTGCATGCCGATTGTTGCTTCCTTGTGGACGCAAAAGGCAAGACGTTGGAGCGACTTCCTTATCTTCTCAGCATCCAGAACGGTCTTCCTCCATAACAGCGATGCAGTAGTTCAACTTGTTAAAAGCTGCTTCACAGCTACCCTCGGCATGAGTAGCTCCTCTATTTCATGCAGCGGCGGTGTTGGAGCCCTACTCGGCCATGGATTTAAATCCAATTTATCTGGAAGGATTTGCCCTGTTGCTCCAGGAATTCTCTACTTACGCGCTTACCGGTCAGTCAGAGACATTGTTTTCTTGACAGAAGAAATCGTTTCAATCTTGATGCAGTCAGTTAGAGAAATAGTTTGCGACGGGCAGCCAAAACAGCCGCCACTGAAAAAGTTCAAACCAACCAAAGACAGTGCAAAATACGGACAAGTTTCACTTGCTTCAGCAATGACAAAAGTAAAACTTGCAGGCGCACTCGGTGCTTCCTTAGTATGGATATCAGGTGGTTTGGCGCTGGTTCAGTTATTAATAAACGAAACCTTACCGTCATGGTTTATATCCAATCACAGATCAGACCAAGAAGAAAAATCTAATGGAATGGTTGGAATGGTTGCAATGCTCGGCGGATACGGACTTGCTTACTTTGCAGTCCTCTGCGGTGCTTTCGCTTGGGGAGTCGATTCATCATCGTCAGCCTCAAAGCGACGCCAGAAAGTATTAGGGACCCACATGGAGTTTCTTGCAAGTGCACTTGATGGTAAGATATCACTCGGCTGCGATCCAGCTATTTGGCGCGCGTATGTGTCGGGTTTTGTGAGTTTGATGGTAAACTGTACACCAAACTGGGTGCTGGAAGTTGATGTACTTGTGTTGAAGAGACTGAGCAAAGGGTTGAGGCGATTGAATGAAGAGGGGCTTGCTCTTACTCTGTTGGGTGCTGGTGGAGTTGGTACAATGGGTGCTGCAGCTGAACTCATCATTGATACTGGAATCTAA